A segment of the Hallerella succinigenes genome:
TTCTTTTTCGATGACCGGAATGCGAAGAACCGGAGACATCTTTCCCGCGATAACAGCGGAATCCAAACGGACATCGCCGAGTTCCGGCGCGGTCCTGTCTTCGATAAAGCCGATGTCGCGGAGTTCATTCATGCTCGTGAAACGCGTTTGCTTCGTCTTCTTTTGCTTGCTAAAGTAAAACCAAAGGCGCGTTGTTTCGCCGAGGTAATACAGCGGAGCGTTGGCGAGCTTTGCATCGAATGAAACCGTCCAAGCTCCCCAAAAGTGCAGTCCCTTCGGATGAAATTCGTAAGCGGGAACACTGTCATTTGCAAACTTGCGGACGGCAAAGGTTCTTGTCCACGGCACATCGGCAAGCTTTGTCACGGATTGAGAGATCTTTTTACTGCTGAAGGTTGTTTCCCAAGAAAAATCCTTGGCATCTGCCGGAATTTCTGTAACGCGGATCGTATCCGCTTTTCCATTCTGTTCCAAACGGATTTCGTCTAAGTTGGGGTAGAGCGCAAGAATTTTTCCCAAAGGTTGGGGTTCTATAGGGAAGGCTTCGCAGGGATTCAGCTCTTTTCCTTCGCTGTCAAGGACCGGCATTCCCTTTCCGAAAAAGCGGAAGTTCGTCTTCAAAGAATCGGATTTGCAAAGATCCAAACCGATCCAGGTTCGGCTGAGGAACGAGAACATTTCCGGATTTTGGAAGTTTCCGCGCATCCTAGGCTTTGGACCGTTGCATTTTTCGGCAAGAATGAGTTTGCGTTTGGAAATGCGATAGTTCATGTCTTCGGTTTCAAAGGTCAGCGTATCGCCGGGATTTAATTTGTACGGATTCGGGATGTAATGCCAGTCGCCTGCGGTGTCCGCTTCTTCTGCCCAGAGAAGTTCCTCGCGGATCTGAAGCATCGAGGAGAAATGCAGGGTGTCCTTGATGATTTCTCCGATGGTTTCGTTGCCTTTTTTGAGCGTCACGCGGCGCACGGACATCGGGTTGTCTAAAGGTTCGCGACTGTAATCCGCAATTTTAAAGGTAAAGCGGAGGGAGTCTTCGCGGTTGCGAATGTCGGGAACTTCAATGCAACCGTTTTTCAAATCTTCTTCGCCGGTCAGCGCTACGTCTTCCCCTTGGAAAACGGCTGCTCCGAGAATCAGCGGATCCAGTGTGTCACCGCAAAGCACGTTGTGATGGCAAGCGTTTACAAGGTGTTCCCCGAAGCGCAGTTCCAGGTGCAAATGGGGATTTCCGATGCCTGAACTTCCCGTGTACGAAATGGTATCGCCTTTGTGGAAGGCGGGAATTTTCGGATTCACCAAAGAAACGTCGTTCTTTTTCGTTTTTTTCTGCGTATAGCGGATTAAAGAATCCAAGTGCTTGGAAAACCCGCTTTGATGGGCAAAGACCCATGTGCGGCCGAGCTTGTCTTCAAAATAGACGACCTTGCCATAGGCGTAAGGCGAAACCTTGACCTGTACAATTTTACCGTCTTCCGGTGCGATGGAAGGGAAGCCTTCCTTCATTTCTGTCGAATAGTCAATGCCCGCATGGTAACGTGTTCCGCGGTTTTCGCCAAAAGAACTGCTCAAATAGCCTAGTTTTCCAAAGGGAACATAAATTGAGTCTGCGGCAAAAAGGACCCCTGCAGAAATCGCAAGAGTCCCGAGAAAAATCCCCTTCCATTTTTTCATCATCCTATCCTTTTTTCTTAGATCAGTTTTTTGAAAAAACGCGGTTGGTGAAAGTCCGGCTTTTCGGTATTTACCGGGAAATGCACCAAGTGATGCGGACGGCGCGTCTTGTCGCCGCACTTGTAAATATTTCCGTAGATTTCTGCGATCGAAAGATTGCGGCAGCCTATCAAGAATCCCGGAATGGAAACGCGAAGTTCCCAGGTCACCTTGCCGTTTTCAAAAACCGGTTCGGTTTTGGAACGCAGAATCTGCGAATACTGGGTTTGCAAAAATTCCTTGCGGTGCTCGCGGTTCAAACCTCTTGCCGCGTAGCAAAAACCTTTGCTTGTGAATTCAAAGTTGATGTATTCGTTCGCGGAATCGAGGGCTTTCACGAAAATTTCCACGCAACTGTCTTCCCAGGCGTGCCCACCGTCATGGTCAACTGTTGCGGCGTAGCATTCGTCGGGCTCTGTCACTTGGAAGCGCACGTGCAAAAAATGGTGGTCCTTCAAAATGTGGACAATCACTTGGGGAAGCGTATTTTCATCGCCGTTATCCCAACGGCCGTTCGGAATAAGTTTCATATTTTGAAATCTAACAACATTTTTGTCAAAGCAAATTTGCTAGATTGTTTTTGGACTTTTTAGGGAGGTTCCATGCTCGATTTGCCTGTCATTCAGATGGTGCGCGACTCCGATGTCGCAACGATGGTTATTCTTTGTGTTTTGGCCGTGATGTCGCTTATGTGTTGGGGAATCATCATTGTCAAAATGATTTTCTTTAAGAAGAACCAGCATGCGAACGCAGTCTTCTACCGCCAGTTTGAAAAAATCGAACGTTTTGTGGACTTGAAGGATCTTTGCGATAACAGCGGAGCTAGTGCGCTGAAGAGCTTGACGGAAGAAGTCCTGATTGAAGCGTCCAAGTTCAGTAATTTTGTGAGTTACGATTCCATTCAGCACCGAGCATCCCTTTTGGAAGATACGATCCAGCGCTCGATTGAAGGTATCCGCTTGAATGAAAACCGTCATGTGAACTTCCTCGGTATGTGTGCAAACCTCGCCCCGTTCTTCGGCCTTCTCGGTACGGTTTGGGGCATTATGACGGCTTTCTTTGAAATCGGTCAGCACGGCTCTGCGGATTTGGCAGTCGTCGCTCCGGGTATTGCAATGGCTTTGATCACGACGGTGGCGGGCCTTGTGGTCGCTATTCCGGCTTCGGGCTCTTACAACTATTTTGTCTCCCGTACGGGTGAAAATGAAATCGCTTATTACAACTTTGGCAGCCGCATGCTCAGTCTCTTCAAACGCGGTGACCTTCTCGCTCTTGAAGAAGTCGCAGGCTAAGGAGTTCTTGTGAAGCGCAGTCGCGGTAAACCGATTAACCAAGAGATGAATCTCACGAACATGATCGACGTCGTGTTCGCGATTCTCATCGTGTTCCTCATTTCCGCTCCGTTGATGAGTCAGGGGATCAAGGTGGAACTTCCGAAGGCGGAAGCCCCGACGATGGAACAGGAAAAGATGTTGAAGGTTTCCATCAATAAGCAGAGTGATATCTACGTCGCCGATATGAAGGTGAAGTTGAAGGATTTCAACAGCATTTTCAAATCGCTGTGGGATGGAAACATGCCGGTCGTTATCAATGCCGACGCATCGGTGGATTACGGCCATGTGATGAAGGTCGTGTCGCTCGTGCAGAATGCGGGAGTCACCAAACTCGGATTCTTGACTCTCCCGGACGAAAAGTAAAACGCGTATAGGTCATGGCAGCAAAGAAGCAAAAAGAGAATACTCCATTCTTTCAGAGTGGATGGAACGGCAAGCTCCCGAAGATTGTCGCGATTTCTTTGTGCTTTCATTTGATGATAGTGATTGGCATCGTCGTTTTGAACAAGTTGAATTTTGAAAGGGAACCGGAACCGGTCAAAATTTTTGAATTGGTGCAACTCCAGCAACCGCAGAAGGTAGCCCCTCCCAAGGCTCGCCCTAAAAAGCAACCGCCGAAGCCCGAGCCACCGAAAGAAGTAAAAAAGGAACAGCCTAAGCCGAAGCCGGAAGTGAAAAAAGAACTTCCGCCCGAACCGAAAATCGCAAAGGAAGAACCGAAGCCGGAACCAGAACCGCAGCCCGAACCGGAAGAACCGCAGGAAGAACCGGTAGAAGAAACGATGGATTTGCCCGAGGACATGGATCTTCCCGACGAAATCGCTGAAGAATCCGGTTTGAATCCTGTCGGCTACGTGGATATGGACCCGCTGATGCAGGTGTACCTGGAACGCTTAAAGCAAATCATTATGCAGCACTTCAATCCGCCTTCAGGTTTGAATGTGACAAAGAGTACGAAGACTTCGGTACAGTTTACGGTGGACCGCTTTGGCAACATCACGGATATTTCGTTAAGACGATCTTCGGGAAATAAGACATGGGATAATCTTTCGGTGCGAGCCATCAAGATTTCCAAACTCCCGGAACTTCCGCCGAACTATCGTGCACCTGCGCTGTCGCTCAACTTCAACTTTACGCCGAATTGAGCTGGCACACGGCTGGGGGATTAAAAACTTTGTATTATTGAAATGATGCTATCAAAATTGAAACTTTTTGCTTTTGCTCTTTTTGTCGCCTGTACAAGCTCTTTTGCTTTGGTCGATACGATTTCTGTCGATGTTGGAATCGCGGTGTCGAATACGATGCCGATAGGTCTTGTACCATTTGATCAAGAAGCGGATTTTGAAGCGATTTCCTCGAAACCGGATCAAGTTTTAAAACGGGACTTTGAACTTTCGGGCCGTTTTTCGGTCGTGGAAAGCCCGACTTTCAAAATGGTGACTTTTGTTCGCGCCGGTGCAAAGTTCTATGTGACGGGAAAACTGCAAAAGGCGGAAGGTTCCAAGGTGAAGCTTTCTTGCTATCTGTATGCGACACAGACCAAGGATTTGATCCTCGGGGAAGCTTACAAGGTGGCGCAGAAGGATGTGCGCGCAGCTCTCCATGATTTTGTGGACAAGGTCGTGAAACAGCTCTGGGGTGAATTCGGCATCGCTTCGACGGAGCTCGCCTGGGTTTCTAAAGTCGATGGCGTGAAGCAGATTGTGGTCGCAGACTACGATGGTTATAACCGTCGTCAGTTGACTCATGATACGACAATCAGCATGATGCCAACCTGGACGAAGGACAACAATTCGATTATCTACGTGAGCTTCCGCAATGGAAAAGCTCAGCTTTTTGAACGGGAACTTTATACGAGCAAGGAACGTCGCCTGTTCCCGGATAAGTCGCAGACCTTTAGTCCGGCGGTCAATCCGAAAACAGGTGAAGTTTTGTTTGCGGCCATTCACGGCAATACGACCACGGTTTATTTGGGCGATCCGAAGACCGGTGCCAATCATAAGGTGATGTACGGACGCGCTTCGCAGGTGAGCCCTTCTTGGAGCCCGTTTGGAACGGAAATCCTTTATACGAGTGACCGTGGCGGCAGTCCGCAAATCTTTGTCATGGGCAGGGACGGTAGTGATGCGCGCCGTGTGACTTTCATGGGCAATTATAATGAACGCGCTTCCTGGTCTCCGCAGGGGGATCGTATCGTCTACACTTCGATGGACGGCGGAAAGATGAATATCTACACCTGCGCCATCGACGGTTCGGACATTGTGCAGCTCACGAGCAATGCGGGCAACAACGAACATCCGACCTGGTCTCCGGACGGCATGCTGATTGCCTTCTCCAGCGATCGCTCGGGCTCGCATCAGATTTATATCATGCGCAAGGACGGCACAAATGTCACGCGCATTACGAACAGCGGCGACAATACCGCACCGACGTGGTCCTGGTATTCGCCGGAACGTCAGAAACAAATTTCAATTCAAAATGAAGGATGGTAGAACAATGAAAAAGATTCTTTTGCTGACTATTTCTGCAGCTACGGCATTTGCTATTGTCGCATGCTCCAAGAATAAGCCACCTGTAAATCCGGTGGTGAAGGAAGAACCGGCGGCTGTTTCCGCTGAAGATACCGCTGCCGCCGTTCAGGCGAAGGCGGATTCCTTGGAAAAGGCTCGCTTGGAAGCGGAACGCCTTGAATCAGAACGCTTGGAAGCGGAACGCGCTCGCGTAGAAAAGCTCATTAACGAACTCATGTCGGACGATGTTTACTTTGACTTTGACAAGTCCGAACTCACCGAAAAGGCGAAGGAAATCTTGACCCAGGTCGGCGACATCCTGTTGAAGGAACCGCGCTTTGTGATTGTCGTGGAAGGCCATACGGATGCTCGTGGTACCGAAGATTACAACATGACTCTCGGCAGCAAGCGCGCGATGAAGGTGAAGGAATTCCTCTCCGCTTACGGTGTGGGCAATGAACGTATGGAAACGGTGAGCTACGGCAAGGAAAAGCCGAAGGCTGCTGGCGAAAGCGAAGAAGCTTATGCCCAGAACCGCCGTGCGAATTTCAAGGTCAACATCAAGAAGTAAGCGACTTTAGATTCCCAGCTCTCGTCGCTGGGAGAACCTTTTGATTTTGAGGTCTTCATGAAACGTTTGATTCTCGGATCTTTGATTTGTGCTTTTGCACTCACGTCTTGCTCAAGCGTGACACTTCTCCGTACAAAGGAGATGAAAGCGGTCGGCGATGATGTGAAGAAAGATGTGCAAGAAGTAAAAGAGGAAGTGAAAGCTTCGACGGAAGCATCCAAGGCGCGTATTGATTCCTTAGAACAGGTAATCGACTCGCTCGCTTTGGTGCAAAAACGGATGAAAGTGGAACTTTCCATGCTCTCTTCCAAGATTGCAGAAATCAGTGATCGTAACGACAGCCACCACGAAGAGTTGCTCTACCGTTTGGACTTGCTTCTCGGCAAATCCGACAAAATCCTTTCGAAAAAAGTGGTGGTGAATGGTCAAACGGCTGTGGCTCCGGCAGACAGCGATGCGATTTCTGCAGAAAAGATGCAGACTCTTGATTCGCTGTTCAATACGGCTCGTGCAGACTATCACAAGGGTGAAGTCAAGCTCGCTTATTCGGAATTCAAGCAGATCTATGAAGAATCCAAGAAGGGTCAAATCGCAAGTGATGCTCTTTATTGGATGGGCGTCTGCCTTGCGGATGCAAATCAGATGGATAAGGCAAAGGTTGTCTTTGGACGCGTCGTCAAGGCTTTCCCGGACGCTCCGAAGACCTGCGCTTCGCTCTTGAAACTTTCGAATATCGCCGCCTCGGAAGGGGATTTGAAAACACAGAAACAGTATCTGCAGACGATTCTCGGTACGAAGAGCTGCTCCGATTCGAATGAATTCTTGCAAGCTGCGGAAATTCTCGAAACGATTCTGAACAGCGAAACGGCAACGGAACCTGCTCCTGTGGATTCGACGCAGAAGTAACAGTTATCAGAGACGTTGAAAAAAGGCTTTACTGCGAAGTAGAGCCTTTTTTTGTCAATTATCTTTTAGAGTGCTGGATCTTTAACGCCGTTTTCGGCAAAAGCCTTGGCGCGGTCGATGCACGTGCCGCAGGTTCCGCAGGGCTTTTCCCCGCCTTCGTAGCAGCTCCAGGTAAATTCAAACGGGACCTTCAAATCGAGACCTTTTTTCACCACGTCCGCTTTGGACATTCCTGCGAAGGGGGCTTTGACTTTCACGAGTCCATAGGTTCCAATAGAAATCGCCTTTCCCATGGTATTCACAAAGTCCGTGCTGCAGTCCGCATAGGCGTTGCCTGCGGCGTCGTCTCCGTGAGCGCCTAAGTAGAGCGTGACTTCGTCTTTTTCAAAGAGGCTCTGGGCAAGGCTTGCGCACACGCTCAGCATGAGTCCGTTGCGGAAAGGTACATACGTGGAAACTTTTCCGTTTCCGTCAGGACCTTGTTCCGCGATCTGCTCGGCGTAGCTCTTGTGCGAAATTTTTTCTGTGGAACCGGAAAGGAGCGAGCAGTTCGAATACTGCATGACCGAGGAAAGGTCGAACTCGTAATGGGGAAGCTTGTAGAAGTTTGCGATTGCTTTCGCTGCTTTGAGTTCCTTGTCGTGCTTTTGACCGTAAAAGATCGAGGCCGTTGCCACGTTTTCACTGCCGAATTTTTCAACCGCCATGGCTACACACACGGAGGAATCCACACCGCCCGAAGAAAGGACAATCGCTTTTTTCATTTTGGACTTCCTAAAGTTACTTATGAGAACGTCTGTCGATTGAGGCGAAAAGACGGTCCGTTGCACGGGTTTCGTAAACGGTTCCCGGTTTGCCGTAGCAGGCGAACGGGTATATCGAAATTCCGCCACGCGGCATGAACACTCCTTCCACTTCAATGTATTTCGGATCCATGAGCGCAATCAGATCCTTCATGATGATGTTCACACAGTCTTCATGAAAGTCGCCGTGATTGCGGAAGCTGAACAGATACAGCTTCAGCGATTTGGATTCCACAATGGATTGATCCGGAATGTAGTTGATGTGGATGTCGGCAAAGTCCGGCTGACCGGTCTTCGGGCAAAGCGAAGTGAATTCCGGGCAGTTCAGCATCACCATGTAGTCATTTTCGGGATGCTTGTTCGGAAACTTTTCAAGCAACTTCGGATTGTAATCGTAAGTGTACTTGGTGTTTTGATTGCCAAGCAACGTGACGCCTTCGAGTTCATTTTCGGAACGGCTCATCCAAGTCTCCTTTTATCCAAAGAGATCCGGGGACTCGGAATCCGAATGGACGCTGCTTTCTTCTTCATGGGCGGCGCCCTTGATTCGGGTGAATCTCTTGACCTTCTTGGCTGTGAACTTACTGCCCAAAGCCTTGTATGTCTTGATTTCGGCGAGTTCCGTCAGATCGAGTTCTTCCTGTTCCACCTTGTGACCGGACTGATAATCCATTGTCACGCGGGCGTCTTCCGTTGAGAAGAATTCAATCATCTTGGTATCCGGATGATCGGAAAGGATGTTGAATTCGGTCGTCGTCGGGCAGGTTTCGAGCGTAAAGCGCTTGACCATGTAATTGAAGTTTTCGCCTTCAAAGTACAAAACGGTGAAGACGCGCTTCGGATCGTACTTGCCAAGATAGAGAATATCCGTGCCGACAAGAATCGGATCCTTCATTTCGTGGAGCTTTGCCATACCGTTGTTGCGGATGGAAATCAGCTTTTCTTCGTCTTCGAAGGCTCCGATGCGGTCGCCCTTCTTTTGGGTACTGACGATGCCGGAAATGGCGTCGAAGTAGAAGATCTTGGCGCCGAGCGTGCTTTCGCCGTCGCTTACCTTTTTAATCGAACGGACCGGGTACTTGGTCACAATGTTACCGACTGCGTTACGGCCCTTGATTTCGACTTCGGAGAAGTCCACTTCGAAGTTGAGCTTGACGCGTGGACGTGGCTTGAGAACGACCTTGACCGTTCCCGCTTCGCCGTTGGCATTCGAAGAAATGTAAAGAATCTTTGTGCCCGGCTTGCCCTTGCCCATCGGGTAATCTTTGTT
Coding sequences within it:
- the queF gene encoding preQ(1) synthase gives rise to the protein MSRSENELEGVTLLGNQNTKYTYDYNPKLLEKFPNKHPENDYMVMLNCPEFTSLCPKTGQPDFADIHINYIPDQSIVESKSLKLYLFSFRNHGDFHEDCVNIIMKDLIALMDPKYIEVEGVFMPRGGISIYPFACYGKPGTVYETRATDRLFASIDRRSHK
- a CDS encoding OmpA family protein, with the protein product MKKILLLTISAATAFAIVACSKNKPPVNPVVKEEPAAVSAEDTAAAVQAKADSLEKARLEAERLESERLEAERARVEKLINELMSDDVYFDFDKSELTEKAKEILTQVGDILLKEPRFVIVVEGHTDARGTEDYNMTLGSKRAMKVKEFLSAYGVGNERMETVSYGKEKPKAAGESEEAYAQNRRANFKVNIKK
- a CDS encoding MotA/TolQ/ExbB proton channel family protein translates to MLDLPVIQMVRDSDVATMVILCVLAVMSLMCWGIIIVKMIFFKKNQHANAVFYRQFEKIERFVDLKDLCDNSGASALKSLTEEVLIEASKFSNFVSYDSIQHRASLLEDTIQRSIEGIRLNENRHVNFLGMCANLAPFFGLLGTVWGIMTAFFEIGQHGSADLAVVAPGIAMALITTVAGLVVAIPASGSYNYFVSRTGENEIAYYNFGSRMLSLFKRGDLLALEEVAG
- a CDS encoding carbohydrate-binding family 9-like protein — translated: MCFDKNVVRFQNMKLIPNGRWDNGDENTLPQVIVHILKDHHFLHVRFQVTEPDECYAATVDHDGGHAWEDSCVEIFVKALDSANEYINFEFTSKGFCYAARGLNREHRKEFLQTQYSQILRSKTEPVFENGKVTWELRVSIPGFLIGCRNLSIAEIYGNIYKCGDKTRRPHHLVHFPVNTEKPDFHQPRFFKKLI
- a CDS encoding translocation protein TolB — its product is MKLFAFALFVACTSSFALVDTISVDVGIAVSNTMPIGLVPFDQEADFEAISSKPDQVLKRDFELSGRFSVVESPTFKMVTFVRAGAKFYVTGKLQKAEGSKVKLSCYLYATQTKDLILGEAYKVAQKDVRAALHDFVDKVVKQLWGEFGIASTELAWVSKVDGVKQIVVADYDGYNRRQLTHDTTISMMPTWTKDNNSIIYVSFRNGKAQLFERELYTSKERRLFPDKSQTFSPAVNPKTGEVLFAAIHGNTTTVYLGDPKTGANHKVMYGRASQVSPSWSPFGTEILYTSDRGGSPQIFVMGRDGSDARRVTFMGNYNERASWSPQGDRIVYTSMDGGKMNIYTCAIDGSDIVQLTSNAGNNEHPTWSPDGMLIAFSSDRSGSHQIYIMRKDGTNVTRITNSGDNTAPTWSWYSPERQKQISIQNEGW
- a CDS encoding energy transducer TonB yields the protein MAAKKQKENTPFFQSGWNGKLPKIVAISLCFHLMIVIGIVVLNKLNFEREPEPVKIFELVQLQQPQKVAPPKARPKKQPPKPEPPKEVKKEQPKPKPEVKKELPPEPKIAKEEPKPEPEPQPEPEEPQEEPVEETMDLPEDMDLPDEIAEESGLNPVGYVDMDPLMQVYLERLKQIIMQHFNPPSGLNVTKSTKTSVQFTVDRFGNITDISLRRSSGNKTWDNLSVRAIKISKLPELPPNYRAPALSLNFNFTPN
- a CDS encoding M23 family metallopeptidase, whose protein sequence is MMKKWKGIFLGTLAISAGVLFAADSIYVPFGKLGYLSSSFGENRGTRYHAGIDYSTEMKEGFPSIAPEDGKIVQVKVSPYAYGKVVYFEDKLGRTWVFAHQSGFSKHLDSLIRYTQKKTKKNDVSLVNPKIPAFHKGDTISYTGSSGIGNPHLHLELRFGEHLVNACHHNVLCGDTLDPLILGAAVFQGEDVALTGEEDLKNGCIEVPDIRNREDSLRFTFKIADYSREPLDNPMSVRRVTLKKGNETIGEIIKDTLHFSSMLQIREELLWAEEADTAGDWHYIPNPYKLNPGDTLTFETEDMNYRISKRKLILAEKCNGPKPRMRGNFQNPEMFSFLSRTWIGLDLCKSDSLKTNFRFFGKGMPVLDSEGKELNPCEAFPIEPQPLGKILALYPNLDEIRLEQNGKADTIRVTEIPADAKDFSWETTFSSKKISQSVTKLADVPWTRTFAVRKFANDSVPAYEFHPKGLHFWGAWTVSFDAKLANAPLYYLGETTRLWFYFSKQKKTKQTRFTSMNELRDIGFIEDRTAPELGDVRLDSAVIAGKMSPVLRIPVIEKESGIENGNAIKASAKGMPYIYAEYDSEPKELVFILSDLPPAGQKFQVRIRDEAGNAKTFQIKVPSASKAE
- the queC gene encoding 7-cyano-7-deazaguanine synthase QueC; amino-acid sequence: MKKAIVLSSGGVDSSVCVAMAVEKFGSENVATASIFYGQKHDKELKAAKAIANFYKLPHYEFDLSSVMQYSNCSLLSGSTEKISHKSYAEQIAEQGPDGNGKVSTYVPFRNGLMLSVCASLAQSLFEKDEVTLYLGAHGDDAAGNAYADCSTDFVNTMGKAISIGTYGLVKVKAPFAGMSKADVVKKGLDLKVPFEFTWSCYEGGEKPCGTCGTCIDRAKAFAENGVKDPAL
- a CDS encoding tetratricopeptide repeat protein; this encodes MKRLILGSLICAFALTSCSSVTLLRTKEMKAVGDDVKKDVQEVKEEVKASTEASKARIDSLEQVIDSLALVQKRMKVELSMLSSKIAEISDRNDSHHEELLYRLDLLLGKSDKILSKKVVVNGQTAVAPADSDAISAEKMQTLDSLFNTARADYHKGEVKLAYSEFKQIYEESKKGQIASDALYWMGVCLADANQMDKAKVVFGRVVKAFPDAPKTCASLLKLSNIAASEGDLKTQKQYLQTILGTKSCSDSNEFLQAAEILETILNSETATEPAPVDSTQK
- a CDS encoding ExbD/TolR family protein yields the protein MKRSRGKPINQEMNLTNMIDVVFAILIVFLISAPLMSQGIKVELPKAEAPTMEQEKMLKVSINKQSDIYVADMKVKLKDFNSIFKSLWDGNMPVVINADASVDYGHVMKVVSLVQNAGVTKLGFLTLPDEK